Genomic segment of Danio aesculapii chromosome 25, fDanAes4.1, whole genome shotgun sequence:
tggcacaagaacactaccatctaccattaacatctacccatcctcaaatttaaatacaacggcccacaagatagcagcctgaagtacaatatgtgtgcaaggctgcttgaggttagatacacagtagtgatgggaagttcagatcttaaacgtgaacCAGATCTTCCCAAGTTTGgtctcaacatatcaaaaatatgtagtcagcaatcataatttcagtcaattaaaacatcaccatgacctgaaaagtttcttacaattaagttttgcaacccagctgaagcatgattcacttatttaaattccattacgatttCTGTTATCAAGTAAACTTACAAATTGCCGGATCCTcttatttaagccctcggtttacccgtgcTGAAGTactgttcaagtttagttcagtcacagcaggctgtcatgtacggtttgtgttcggttcactgaatcatgcatgcgcagtattatcggttcaccacttctcaaatctgatctcagtgtactgttctaataattgaataactccttatatattggtttatttcaagtCAGAGGGGTATCAGGCATGTAAAAAGTAAGTTGTTTGTGTATAAGTGCTTAATGTTACTGGAGACGCAAatagtttcaaatgattcagttcgatttggtgagttagttcaactggttcacttagaagatctgaTTTGCACAGAAGATCCGCGTTCACAATTGCGGTCACTAATatagaaataaaacccattattgggcacaaatgtgttaaattaatacttttaagtgtctgctcaggtcgtatttaatgctgtcaccgtgctgctgtcatgtccagccaTTGTTTTGttgcgggagcaacagcgaggctTGACTGGAGGAGGATCAGCTTGGTCTGGCTGAGATCTGAGGTGCTGTACAGGTTAAACACCTGACAGcgcaaagtaaatagatttacttccaAAAGGCCTacagtatgtattaaatacatttaaagagacgaaaacgaaggatgtttttgctatcattttagttagtttcagttagttttgtgagtacacaatacagtttcagttagttctagttttttaaaaaactctcgtttttatttttatttcagttaacgaaaatgttttttcaattctaATTTTcgttttttcctttattttcataaatatcttTGCTCCAAACTGAAGTAGGaactttaaaaaatgtgctgaaactaaactaaaattgcattacattaaattaactaaattgaaaatgttttaaagtgaCACATTTCTGCATGTATGCTTCTATTGATTTTtccaaatgaatatattttgagCTAAAAATGTATGCTTACATAGGAGCTCTTTAATGTCAGGATGGATTCCAATTGGCTCTCAATGTTTTTAGCATTCATAATGCTGAAaagaaaaatgttgtcatttctATATGTTGGTAATGTTACATATGTATTGTGGAATTTGAATTATTATGGGGTATATTTACACAATACATGTGTAATTTGACAATGCTGTCAAAACAAACCCCATTCACATGGATTGGTTTTGGTTTTCAAATACCTGCACATCCCTAAATATGCATGAAATCATCGTTTTCACTAAACTCCATATGCGTAGTTTACACATAGACTACCATTGTGTAATTTTCCAAAActttaaagtttgtttttaagCTCTTAAAATAAGcttgccattaaaaaaataaataggcaaAAAATGTTGTACTAAAATTatactaaaattaaaaaatactaaaattaaataaataccaaaattttGTAACTGCCATTATAATTATCCTTGCTATGAGTAGAGCTTAAATCCTAAACTTAAAGGCACATTATGTAATTTTCACAGCTAAAGGGcacgtattcacaacaaacaaagacatATTTTAATGACGCTGTATGTAGTCTTCATTACATCTACAGGAGtccagaaatcatgttcatggatgagctacAGTATTCAAAatttattatcatggtagtatgaagcagagtaggGCTAAAAGtcatcaaagcaaaaacaagatggttaaaaaatatttagaccTGATCATGTGGGGAAAAggcattgctgttttttttatactaAATAAATTTTAGGATTCTGTTATAAAGTGTCTGTAAAGTAGGGTTGGGTACTGAAACAAAGTGCTGGACCAAATCAACATTTGAATTTCAGTCCCTAATTTTGGTGCTACTAGTGCTGCAGATGCTTTATAAAAGTTGTGTGTAAGGGGGGAAACAAGTCAAATTTATGAAATTTGAGGGtacatggaatcaacttaaaggcagaggaatgcacctTTAACAGCTTgcaacatcatctggcacttttcTTGAGTCTGTTTACATTGACACCAATActataattttaatatgattcaaacaatcctctgattaagagtctacgatgtaaacagcaatttttgattaccttaaaggaccacagacacccgcgtcacgaaatgtggaggttttttctttccatttggcgtgcagtatcaaattgcattaaaacaacactctttcatcagtccttacttcatatggtcatccaatacctcagtttgtcacttaaatgaaatgttcctgaatgaaagtgaaactgccgaactgcagttaaagtcgaaaatatttcaaattaaaattacaCAAAACTGCAAAGGAAACATGGAAAGCTTGATGACGCGATGacgttaatggatctatgtgctataacatgtaacatggactcatgaaagaaacattcaaaaagcaactcatgtaaaccccttaatcatattattgccttattcagattaaggcaaataattagattactgatgtccaagtAAACGTAGTaaacagcctttccacaggttagtagtaagctaatgtaatgttattaAATTCTTCAATTtaggtaaacaaacaaatgatcaaaagaaatatatttaaaacttattataaatatataattatattgttcaattacaatgattaaaatatatattttttgtcaaataattctgAGGCTCataagtatcggttcaggcaccgttttggcactggtaccattttaaaaagtatcgatttagaaccggtatcgaaataacgccaaacgatacccaaccctactgtAAAGCATCTTTGGTGTTACCCTATGTTCTGTAAAACCAAACCAGAACATTCttttgaacattctttgaaacatttgggataatgtaagtacacaagtcagcaaaatacagtatattgcacTGTTTTAGTtgcttttggatattttaatgagaaaatcttaaataatatatttcatatataaatacTTCTACATCTTCTAATGGTGTTGTCTTCAGCACAGAGACGCCTTCATTGATCACTAGTTCTGAACCAGCGGAGGATGATGATGACCAGGCTCTTCTAGAGAGGATTGCCAAAAGAGAGGAAAGGAGACAGAAAAGGATGAAGGAAGCTTTGGAGAGACAGAAGGAACTTGATCCCACCATCACAAATGGAACCGAAAGCACCAGTGCTGCCACAGAGAACGAGCCAAATACTAGAAGCGATGAACAAGAGTCCTCCAGAAATGATCTCCCTCCAACAGAAACCAACTCTTGGAAGGAGAAGGAAGAGCAAAAAGTGGAGGAAAAGCTAGAGGAGAGAAATGTCGAGGTCGAGGAGACAGTCTCAGTACAGGAGGAAACCGTGCCAGAGGAACCCAAAGCATCTCTTGAGGATATAAACAAACCAGACGACGAGGACAGACCAACGAGGTCCTACCTCAGAGAACAGGTCATTTTCGCAATCATTTCATTCTATGATGAGGTTTGACATGTTAGTGATGCATTTAATGTGGTCtctgtattatttgtttattctcaTAATTACTTTATTACAGGAATCCATGGAAGAGAAACCCAAAGAACCAACAAACAAGGTATGAGATTCTGAAGATTTGATTGGGTTTTTAAAGGGGGCATCGGATGATattttcagctgtttttgtttttagtaagATTTCTTGCTTGTCTGACAGTTTAGAAATGTTTGACACAAGAGTTTGATATAAACTGTCTGTGTTTGAAACTCTGTCAGCAAGCCTGTTTCTACTCATAACTAGCTATTTGAATAAGGCTGCTTTCATCAGTCTGGGACGAAACAGTCCCAGCATGCAACCTGCACTGTGCTGTGGTTGACTGTAAAGACATTAATTCATCCTTATAATGAACACCAGCCTCAGTGCAGACAAAGATAGCATGTAAATCCTGTGTTTAACGTGTTCTATTTTCATTTGTGGCAAATGGGCACTTGCTTGTGTTTATTTAAGAGGTCATTTTAACAGAAACTTTCTGCCAGTGACAGATTTGTTTTTGCGCAGTGAGGTAAAAATCTGAATGCCATTAATCATGTTGacagattacattacattacattactgtcATTTGTTATTTGTTAGTGATTtctaatagtaattataatatttcTTCTTGAACTGAAAGCATCTGCATGCATACAGTACCACTGTAAAGTTGTCACATTGAGTTTTGAAtgctttactttcacttttgaaTATGCGATCACACATAGCTAAAACTTCCTTAGCGTGACATCATCAGTCTCAGATAAGTTCATGGTTTTGGGAATGTTACTTATATTAAATAAGGAATCCCTTAGGATATTGTGCATCTTGGGAGAAGGGGCTGGTGTTAGCAGTAGTTCATCATAATTTAAAGTTATCTGGACTGAAACAGTGGCTGTGAAAAGAGCTTTTTGTGacattgtaaaatgtgtttttccATCACTATTAAGGGATTTTAACCAAAGTGTCAGACATTTTATAAAGAGGTTTTATAGAAAATGGCTGTTTGATGTCCTCTTTAAATGGTCTGtgcatgcaaaaatgaaaattcagtaaCAGCTGagcctcatgtcattccaaaccctacagtgcatccggataGTGTTTATAACGCtttaatttttccacatttttttatgttgcacccttattccaaaatggattaaattcatgtatttcctcaaaattctacacacaataccccataatgacaatgtgaatttatttttttaaattgttacaaatttattaaaaaataaaaaacctgaaaaatcagatgtacataagtattcacagcctttgccgttaagctctaaattgagctcaggtacattctgtatccactgatcattcttgagatgtttcaggagcttaattggagttcacctgtggtaattcagttgattggacatgatttaaaaaaggcATACACATGTCTATATAAggttccagggttgacagtgcatgtcaaagcacaaactaagcatgaagacaaaggatttgtctgtagacctccgagcacaaggctggggaaggttacagaaaaatttgttatgctctgaaagttccaatgagcacagtggcctccatcatcagtaagtggaagatgtttggaaccactaggaTTTTTCATAGAGCTGGCCGGAcatttaagctgagtgatcgggagagaagggccttagtcagggaggtgattaataacccgatggtcactctgtctgagcttcagcgttgtggagagaggagaaccttacagaaggacaatcaactgtgcagcaatccaccattCAGGCCTGTATAATACACAAAATAGAGTGGCTAGATGGAAACCACTTCCAAAAAGCATCTGAAgaaaccataagaaacaaaattctctggtctgatgagactaaaatttaactcttcgtagtgaatgccaggcgttacgtttgtgtagaattttgaggaaataaatgaattagtcaattttgaaataaggctgtaacataaaaaaatgtgtaaaaagtgaagcgctatcaatactttccggatgcactgtataacattttttcttcccGTTTGGAATgcaattaaacataattttaatcaaatctgagagATCGATGTCCCTCCACTAAAAAAGTATCATCAGAACATCCATaaaagatcatttgaatcaagtGGTTTATTTCAAGTTTTGTGAACAAAATGATTTGGATCATCTGAATTTTAATTcacaataaagctgcggtcacaccagagtttgtgtgtgcgaaattctgtcgtgtggtgctgcgaaaaggggcaggattaaacaagataattagacattcaAAAAAGCGAgagattgctccatgttttaaatttctgtccagagaggtcctgttttgatcctcgattggtctcacacagtcaagtgatgcgatttcgcaggtcagagttcaccaaggttgaactttgcactgcagcgaactgcgaaacttaatgcatcaccctgcgtttccggtctgacgcattcgcgtgcgtatgaatggaagtctatgggaagaaaagttaagtgtgaccgcagcttaagtgaaCATAAGAAAAAGCTcaacctcattggttcttgctCAAACATGCCAGCTGAAACTCAAGAATGAACCTCACTGGTTCTCAAGCATTAAACAACTAAGATTGCTTTCCATTTCAAATTTGAATAATATTGTTCGCTGATCAATTATATGTGAATAAAATTCGAAATCACATTTAAGCCAATCATGCTTCTCCAGAAGGCTTAAATGTCTAGATTTATAGAGATTTTTATCTTtccttttttatctttttatgaaAGTTTTTAAGCACCAGAGTTTTTGGAAAAGCCTTTCAATGGAGCAACAGAAATCCTTCAGATTTCATTAAAAAACCCAATCATATAATTCTGAATATAAACAAAGTTCTTATGGGTTGGATCAGCATGGTGTTGAGGAAATAATTGTTAACTCATAGTAACAACATAACAAAAAGAATGTGGAAACTGGTTAAATTAAAtgcctttaaatgtaattatatgttgttgattatttaaaattatttgctGTGTTTTAGGAAGAATCTGTCAGTGCATATATAGAGattaaagaacaaacaaataCAGATTTAGCAAGTGCAGATTTAGAAACGAAAAAGGTAGAAGAGGAAAGTTTGATACCAGAACCagcaaaagagaacaaaatagagGTGGAAGTCAAAGTGGAGCCAGACACAACAAAGATTGAGGAGGAAAAGCTGGTGATGAAAGAAGATGTAGAGAAACCTGAAGAAAAACTTGTTGAGGTGAAGGCTCAAATTCAAGATGAAGCTCCAGTGAAGAAAGAGATTGAAAAACCTGTGAAAGAGCTAGAAAAACCCAGTGAAACTGTCGAAGAAacaccaaagaaatccataaaggAAATTGAGGTGAAGGCTAAAATCCCAAAGAAAGAAGAAGAGAAACTACAACTGAAGAAAGAGGTTGTAGAAAAACCATCAACACCACTGAAGAAGGTTGAGGAGAAACCAGTGACTCCAAAGAAAGAGGCTGAGGAAAATTTTGTGGCCCAAAAGAAAGCAGTTCAGGAAAAAACTGTGACTCAGAAAAAAGAGGTTAAAGAAAAAACTTTTACTCCAAAGAAAGAGGTTGAGGAAAAACCTAAATGGAAGAAAGAGGCTGAAGAAACAAAGGCCAAAGTTGAAGAAAAGGTCAAATCAAAGAAGGAAGAGGTATTCACCTCTTACCTGAGTGACGCATAGGAATCACAAATATATGCACAGGCCACGCTTTTAATTTGCTTTTCAGTTCGACtgaatgctgtgttttttgtgtgtgtgaatatcaCAAAATCTGTGAGGAACATGTCCAGGTCTTTTtagttaagtttatttataaactaatttcaagaggatcccgtgattatgattgaacacagctggttctgcattaactatgtatgatccaccaatcagacgattcctaacccactataaagagccagagtttctcactacagtcatcttcgatttgaagaatccctccttccacccctactcctccacttttcccttcatagggcggcacggtggcccagtggttagcactgttgcctaatAGCAAGAACAtcaccggttctagtcctttaacaggccGGCTGTCATTTCTGTgctaagtttgcatgttcttcccatgctcacatgggtttccctgggttctctggtttcctcccacattccaaaaacatgcactacaagtgaattgatcaatctaaatttagcactacagtcaaactctcatgcagcagcatatctcttcatagcaatcatttTCGACATTAGCTCTTATCAAAAAGGGGGAgttgtcgagatctacctgagctcaaagctcccctctcgccctgcaaacgggagagagcccagggctcaaggaccttttgagctcagggctctctcccgggacagcatgccaaacttgcttataatcaatcatcagctaagtgtgaactcttgaaacttttTTATATGAGACTTTTCATCTTCATTATGATAATGTAGAAAAAAGACAAAGGCTGCATTCAAGTCATTTCAGATAAATCACATTTATGAattaaatgcacataaacatTACCACAAAGTAATTGTTTTGAGTTGAAAACCGAAGAAAATCTTTTACCTCCAAATTTCCAGTGAAAAACATGGCAGAATCACTGAAGTACACTAGAGAATTATATATACCATCCTAGCAGGCACaggattgatgttgtaccccaaaacatagggacattggattttgtttggaaataaaaataagattgacatcagaacccaacatcaggctgatgtcaatgttcaatgtccaacctaaaatcaaccaaatatcaacatctaatgatgttacagcttgacgttgtgtggacatgaCCATTATAACATCTATCAGatattggattttagttgccagacctgactaataaatgtcagtatttaacgtcAATAGGACGTTAtcttgacattgatatttggtcacTTTCCACTTTCCAACCCAATataaaccaaatattaacatcatctgatgtcgttattggatgccaaaataacgtccttagatgctggatagacattgaattttggtaatTGAACGCTgtctagacgttgaattttggtcactttgaaacaaaacctaaaataaaccaaatatcaacatcatctgatgtcattattggatgtcaaaatagcgttgtccttagatgctggatagacattgaattttggtaatTGAACGCTGTCTAGACGTTGAATTTttgtcacttttcaacacaacctaaaacagACCAAAAACCAATGCACCTGTTGTCGTTATTGGaggtcaaaataacgttgtccttagatgctggctagacattgaaatttGGTCATCTGACGTCaggacctaaatctaacctaatattaacgtcttataacgttgtgtgcctgcttggATTATATGTCTTATATAACACTTGTGGGTTGTCAGTGACAAAATATTGATACACCTGATAAGTTAACAAACCCTGTTGTATtttcttgtaatttattaaaagtaGGTACAGTGCCATCTTGTGCTGATGAAAGTGACTTGAAAGCACCTGACATCATTATTACAACTTATCAACTCATAAGTAGGAATGTCCCAAGAGGACTTGAAAGCAACATATATGgcaataattaatttcattttggcAACCCTTCATAAAGAAGGGAATAAGTAAATCAGTAAATAAGTTACTCTACAGGTGTAAGTGTGTATGAGAGAAAAAGCAATGCAAAATTTGATTGGTACAATcatcttaatattaataatctcTTTTTGATTTGAAGGCGAAATGTCACCTGGACAAGTTTTCATGAGATTGAACAATTTACAATCACATATCACTTGCTTTAAAGTTTCGAAAATGCTCTATTTTTGCAGTGTGATTTGCATGTGGTGTGGTCAGTTCTCCTTGCTATACCCACTGATTTCTATGCTAAATCGCTTGCTAACACTAATGACCTGTTTTTTGTCTCTTTAGGTTGTGGAGGAAAAATCCAAACCGTCCTTTTTACGTGACCGAGTAAGTCAATGGTGCAGTTGTGTTTAAGTGAATGACAGCACAACgtgagaataaaataataaaactcatTCACTGTTTCTTCATTCAAAGCTGAAAGTGTCAACAAAGCCGCAAGATATACCTGACAGCACTGCCAAAGCCAAGAAACCAGAGATGGCATTAAGGCACAGAGAGATTCATTTATCATTTCACAACTGACTGTACGAATTCCTCACTGAATATTAAGCCATGTTTTCTTCCTGTTTTAGTCCCAGCAGATTGCGTTCTCCAGAAACAGAGAAGCAGGATCCTATTGCTAAGCTGGAGGCAGAGCGTAAACTGCAGGAGTTGAAGCGCAGGAGAAACGAGATGGACAGCGAAGCGCTGGAGAAGATGAAGCAGAAGCAGCAAACAGCCGAGGCTGAGCTGGAGGAGCTGAGGAAGAAGAGGGAGGAGAGGAAGAAGGTCCTGGAAGAAGAGGAGAAGCAGAAGAAACAGCAGCTGGCAGATAAGAGGGCCAAAGAGGAGGTAGAAAACAAGTCTTTAAAGTGTAGCTGAATGCTGATTAGCATACTAATTTTACTTTCTAGATGCTGTGAGAGGGTTGTGCGATATTGACAGAAAAGATCTCCTTAAAGCCAAAATTGGAAAGTCATTGGTGACAAACCTAGCACATCCTGTGATTAAGATACCTGTAGATCCACTTTAAACAGTAATTACTtagattaaaggggtggtccacagtgtatttttaaggcttggttgtgtttttaaggtgcaaagcaatgtgtgcttatgcttcacttgtagaaaatcacgttattttttcatatattttactttgattatatacagccactcagctaacatgaaaacaaatgtcatatttcctagttcctctgtaAGGCCTACCCTCTAGAGGCTCTGATTGGCctgctaacataatgtgctgtgattcgcggattggctccacgtcactcCCTACGAGCGCACGCTTTTGCACTGTGTAAGCCAGTGGTGCTCAACCaagttcctggagatcgaccttcatgcaaagttcagctccaaccctgatcaaacacacctgaaccagttaattaggacctgaacagcacttgacaattacaggcaggtgtgtttgatatgggttgcaactgaaatctgcaggaaggtcgatctccaggaacagggttggtcacccctggtgtaaacagtccagtcagagcaGCTATTAGCAccgttagctgcctgaatcagacagaaatgaagagcacacagctgaacctcatgcctgctctctaaaataaaatctgacaagtgtctttcacatatattcggaatttgcatgtgtaagtaatatgaaacgttcacatatctttagCGTGTTGGTTATTTAAGATGTAGAACGCACggaaagcagccgcatagagagacactcatagagagacactgcacacGCTGCTGAagtttgtggctgtttacagcgtttgactgataaatatgaatttttagctaaattgttagcggtgccaattTGAAAgcacaaatacagaaacagaacaagctctgtggaaatagcagcgtttgaacgggattttagctttctctgctttacataacagtgcctctggccacgccccttctcTGCGCAGACTGTGATTGGCAGTGAAGGTcgtcagttcaccgctcttcgcTAAGTGCAAACACTAAtatagggacactggagcgttatAAAGCCACGAAGTTCAGTCGTTTGcgcgtctgtgtttgcactcagtaaacatcggtgaagagcagtgaactgatgaccttcacagtcaatcacagtcatttctgttgagcactggtgaatactatggcaaatcagcagtgttcaTAAACTTGCTCAACAGTGCTAAAATATTAGCGGTAAATTGacgttttttttcaattttagtaCCAAAATTctgtatcgtgacaagtctaatatagtgaaagaatcagtttattaacctgagtttgataaatggcatctaaaacgtgtgtttgggaaagaaaacgttagccaGCTAGTGCCATTTTCCTTAACTtagaaaatgaggtctgatatcctttttattttcactattcattcagaacggaccttcgggttaCTCGGAAAGCCGTGAAATGAtccatttgtgtcactttctcttcgctgataagatatacagccaggtacacaacgttcctcTGTGACTCCAGGCAAtgcttccgggtttcttcccaccacaaccttgattttgcttttaaaatagcagccacgtgaaatcagtctagATCAGGGGTGGCGAACCTGTTTGGCATGATGAGcccaaaaaaaaactttatcactGCAAAGAGCCACACAACAGATGCGCAAACAACAGTATATCTGTCACAATAACTTATACACCTAATTATATAACGCAATAGTTTTCATGGATTTAAATTAGCCTACCTCATTTTACTTGACTCAGTGGGACACCTGACATTCCTTAGTTTCCACAATCTTTTTCAGGTCTGGCTCGTATTCAGTTGTGGCTACTCATAGTAACTCTTTCACATGTGTGTCAGTAAGAACAGAGTGATGCTTTGATTTCACTAGTTTCAGTGTCAAAAAAAGTGATTCACAGACATAAGTTGACCCAAACATTGACAACAGTTTGAGTGCAGCCTGTTTGACATTGGGATATCTCTCAACGGGCACAATCTTCCAAAACTCCACGGTTCCTTCACTCAGGACACTT
This window contains:
- the cald1b gene encoding caldesmon 1b isoform X2 encodes the protein MDEDFDFERRRELRRQKREEMQREAEKMNSYDDDEEVARERRRRARQERLRNMENEESSNITTESNSTETPSLITSSEPAEDDDDQALLERIAKREERRQKRMKEALERQKELDPTITNGTESTSAATENEPNTRSDEQESSRNDLPPTETNSWKEKEEQKVEEKLEERNVEVEETVSVQEETVPEEPKASLEDINKPDDEDRPTRSYLREQESMEEKPKEPTNKVVEEKSKPSFLRDRLKVSTKPQDIPDSTAKAKKPEMALSPSRLRSPETEKQDPIAKLEAERKLQELKRRRNEMDSEALEKMKQKQQTAEAELEELRKKREERKKVLEEEEKQKKQQLADKRAKEEEERRKMKEEIERRRAEAAEKKKQKEESKEGSKAAFIAPKGASAKIGEKAEFLNKSALKSPVKTSHTPLVCKIGNRLEQYTSAVQTKEVTKSPKSPVDVPVAEGLRSIKSMWEKGNVVNPTPSPASPPVATKETAGLNIGVAGRINSWKTKTPEPKPAEPKPAPEPEKPPPPTKTEQKPAEVTKPRGPWETKGSTPAKVFAAKGKFVTNGTRK
- the cald1b gene encoding caldesmon 1b isoform X1; the protein is MDEDFDFERRRELRRQKREEMQREAEKMNSYDDDEEVARERRRRARQERLRNMENEESSNITTESNSTETPSLITSSEPAEDDDDQALLERIAKREERRQKRMKEALERQKELDPTITNGTESTSAATENEPNTRSDEQESSRNDLPPTETNSWKEKEEQKVEEKLEERNVEVEETVSVQEETVPEEPKASLEDINKPDDEDRPTRSYLREQESMEEKPKEPTNKEESVSAYIEIKEQTNTDLASADLETKKVEEESLIPEPAKENKIEVEVKVEPDTTKIEEEKLVMKEDVEKPEEKLVEVKAQIQDEAPVKKEIEKPVKELEKPSETVEETPKKSIKEIEVKAKIPKKEEEKLQLKKEVVEKPSTPLKKVEEKPVTPKKEAEENFVAQKKAVQEKTVTQKKEVKEKTFTPKKEVEEKPKWKKEAEETKAKVEEKVKSKKEEVVEEKSKPSFLRDRLKVSTKPQDIPDSTAKAKKPEMALSPSRLRSPETEKQDPIAKLEAERKLQELKRRRNEMDSEALEKMKQKQQTAEAELEELRKKREERKKVLEEEEKQKKQQLADKRAKEEEERRKMKEEIERRRAEAAEKKKQKEESKEGSKAAFIAPKGASAKIGEKAEFLNKSALKSPVKTSHTPLVCKIGNRLEQYTSAVQTKEVTKSPKSPVDVPVAEGLRSIKSMWEKGNVVNPTPSPASPPVATKETAGLNIGVAGRINSWKTKTPEPKPAEPKPAPEPEKPPPPTKTEQKPAEVTKPRGPWETKGSTPAKVFAAKGKFVTNGTRK